A genomic region of Sideroxydans sp. CL21 contains the following coding sequences:
- a CDS encoding DHA2 family efflux MFS transporter permease subunit — MDPAQPGVLKGVTLVAATLALGMGSFMNILDLTIVNVAVPTVAGDFAVTPTQGTWVITSYSVAEAILLPLAGFLAGRFGEVRTFVAATLLFTFASLLCAMSVSFPMLLASRVLQGVFGASMIPLSQTLLTTIYPPHKRGLALGIWAMTTVIAPIAGPLAGGWLTDNASWHWIFLINLPVGLLVGISVAALLAGRDVIQPGKREQKMDWAGLALLVIGIGSLQIMLDKGNELDWFSSGTIVILTITAIVALLMFVAWEWYEPAPLVDLRMFTRRNFLVGSLCLMIGMMAFFSVVVIIPLWLQTYQGYTSLWAGKSVAFGGVLAVILGPVIGANIGRVDARAITTFGFVVFALVGYWSSGFTPDIDYWSIALSRLFMGIGISCFFLPLVTISLSGLPPDRVAAASGLTNFMRNLGASFGTAITTWLWTSQAEGFHARLMENIQTYNPLATEYMDRLHQLGMPDDVAYAYLERLITTQSYTMSTDRILVISATLMLSLIAVIWWAKPPFVASRGGGH; from the coding sequence ATGGATCCTGCTCAACCGGGCGTATTGAAAGGCGTCACACTGGTGGCCGCAACGTTGGCCCTAGGCATGGGTTCGTTCATGAATATTCTGGACCTGACCATCGTCAATGTCGCCGTCCCCACCGTGGCGGGCGATTTCGCGGTCACGCCGACACAGGGCACCTGGGTCATCACTTCCTATTCGGTAGCGGAGGCCATCCTGCTGCCATTGGCGGGATTTCTCGCCGGACGTTTCGGCGAAGTGCGCACCTTTGTCGCCGCCACCCTGTTGTTCACGTTTGCATCTTTGCTTTGCGCAATGTCGGTCAGTTTTCCGATGCTGCTTGCGTCCCGCGTGCTGCAGGGCGTGTTCGGTGCCTCCATGATCCCGTTATCGCAAACGCTGCTCACCACCATTTATCCCCCGCACAAGCGCGGGCTGGCGCTGGGCATCTGGGCCATGACCACGGTGATCGCGCCGATCGCAGGCCCCCTGGCGGGTGGTTGGCTGACCGATAACGCTTCATGGCACTGGATATTCCTGATCAACCTGCCGGTCGGACTGCTGGTCGGCATATCCGTTGCCGCATTGCTCGCCGGGCGCGACGTTATCCAGCCCGGCAAGCGCGAACAGAAAATGGATTGGGCCGGATTGGCGCTGCTGGTGATTGGCATCGGCTCCCTGCAGATCATGCTCGACAAGGGCAACGAACTGGACTGGTTCAGCTCCGGCACCATCGTCATCCTGACCATCACGGCGATAGTGGCGCTGCTGATGTTCGTGGCGTGGGAATGGTACGAGCCCGCCCCGCTGGTCGATCTGCGAATGTTCACTCGGCGCAATTTCCTGGTGGGATCACTCTGCCTGATGATAGGCATGATGGCCTTCTTCAGCGTGGTCGTGATCATTCCGCTGTGGCTGCAGACCTATCAGGGCTACACCTCGCTGTGGGCAGGCAAATCCGTGGCTTTTGGCGGCGTGCTGGCAGTCATCCTCGGCCCTGTCATCGGTGCCAACATCGGCCGCGTCGATGCGCGCGCCATCACCACCTTCGGCTTTGTCGTGTTCGCGCTGGTGGGCTACTGGAGTTCCGGCTTCACACCGGACATCGATTATTGGTCGATCGCGCTGAGCCGTCTGTTCATGGGCATAGGCATCAGCTGTTTCTTCCTGCCGCTGGTCACCATCAGCCTCTCCGGTTTGCCGCCGGATCGCGTCGCGGCGGCATCCGGCCTGACCAACTTCATGCGCAATCTCGGCGCCAGCTTCGGTACCGCCATCACCACCTGGCTATGGACCAGCCAGGCCGAAGGATTCCACGCCAGGCTGATGGAAAACATCCAGACCTACAATCCGCTGGCGACGGAATATATGGACCGGTTGCACCAGCTCGGCATGCCGGACGATGTCGCCTATGCCTATCTCGAGCGCCTGATCACCACCCAGTCCTACACCATGTCCACCGATCGCATCCTGGTCATTTCCGCCACGCTGATGCTCTCGCTGATCGCGGTGATATGGTGGGCAAAACCCCCGTTCGTGGCCAGCCGGGGCGGCGGGCATTGA
- a CDS encoding YceH family protein yields the protein MSSMLPVLSLLETRVLGVLAEKQRTVPDSYPLTLNALVSGCNQKSSRDPVIEASESEVQAALDSLRALSLIVETSGGRASRYGHNIERVLHIPTQSTALLAMLMLRGPQTAGELRINCERLHKFADISSVEAFLAELAERAAGGLVVELPRQPGSRENRWMHLLSGAPAMDERAFANVETAIPAGDLTVGEIAALKANVARLEAEVGELRVLLDKLYAELGVSKP from the coding sequence ATGTCTTCCATGCTTCCTGTCCTTTCCCTTCTTGAAACCCGCGTCCTCGGCGTGCTTGCCGAAAAGCAAAGAACGGTGCCGGACAGTTATCCGTTGACGCTCAACGCACTGGTCTCCGGCTGCAACCAGAAGAGCAGCCGCGACCCGGTGATCGAAGCTTCCGAATCCGAAGTGCAGGCGGCGCTGGACAGCCTGCGGGCGTTGTCGCTGATCGTGGAGACGAGCGGTGGCAGAGCGTCGCGTTACGGGCACAACATCGAACGTGTGCTGCATATCCCCACCCAGTCCACTGCCTTGCTGGCCATGCTGATGTTGCGCGGCCCGCAGACGGCGGGGGAGTTGCGCATCAATTGCGAGCGCTTGCACAAATTCGCGGATATTTCTTCGGTGGAAGCTTTTCTGGCGGAGCTGGCCGAACGAGCAGCAGGCGGCCTGGTGGTTGAATTGCCGCGCCAGCCCGGCTCGCGCGAGAACCGTTGGATGCACCTGCTTTCAGGCGCACCGGCCATGGATGAGCGAGCATTTGCCAATGTGGAAACTGCAATTCCCGCGGGCGATTTGACTGTGGGAGAAATTGCAGCGCTCAAGGCCAATGTCGCCAGGCTGGAAGCGGAAGTTGGAGAACTGCGGGTTTTGCTGGACAAGTTGTACGCAGAGCTTGGCGTTTCCAAACCATGA
- a CDS encoding rhodanese-like domain-containing protein, which yields MTDYNIYAGTPTVEVQHLGKLVTIEREQDPAATIRPDYAVIARKCPPYCIQPMQLAPGLETLGELEVLDCLKRIRQGESKLMVVDSRTPDWYAKGTIPGAVNIPYAQNMAGLATDLPGVKKTLIESFGVKEAAGAYDFSAACSVAIFCNGPWCGQTPNYIRTLLALGYPADKLKWYRGGMQDWCSLGLTVI from the coding sequence ATGACCGACTACAACATATACGCAGGCACGCCAACGGTGGAAGTGCAGCACCTTGGCAAACTCGTAACGATAGAACGCGAACAGGACCCGGCAGCGACGATCAGGCCGGATTATGCCGTCATCGCACGCAAGTGCCCGCCGTACTGCATCCAACCTATGCAGCTGGCGCCGGGACTGGAAACGCTGGGCGAACTGGAAGTGCTGGACTGCCTGAAGCGCATACGCCAGGGCGAAAGCAAACTCATGGTCGTCGATTCCCGCACCCCGGACTGGTATGCGAAGGGCACCATCCCCGGCGCAGTCAACATCCCCTATGCGCAGAACATGGCAGGCTTGGCCACAGACCTGCCCGGCGTAAAGAAGACACTGATCGAATCGTTTGGCGTGAAGGAAGCAGCTGGAGCTTACGACTTCAGCGCCGCCTGCTCGGTTGCGATCTTCTGCAATGGCCCATGGTGCGGACAGACACCGAACTACATCCGCACCCTGCTTGCCCTGGGTTACCCTGCCGACAAGCTAAAATGGTATCGCGGCGGCATGCAGGACTGGTGCTCGCTGGGGCTTACTGTCATTTGA
- a CDS encoding MBL fold metallo-hydrolase, with the protein MIFRQLFEPISSTYTYLLGCQITGQAILIDPAMPAWERDLEVINGLGLKLVYTLDTHIHADHITAASKLKQMVGSKIAGPSLDKLPCTDVPLYEGTRLQVGSILIDPLHTPGHTDNHFSYLADDRIFTGDALLIDGCGRTDFQSGDAETLYRTITQKLFTLPADTLVFPAHDYQGRRVSTIEQEKTRNPNIGNRKNLEEFVKIMQGMKLSYPKFIDYAVPGNKACGTCPPDVPENLQQYCESMGVSHQG; encoded by the coding sequence ATGATATTCCGGCAGCTGTTTGAACCGATTTCGAGCACCTATACCTACTTGCTGGGCTGCCAGATTACAGGCCAGGCCATTCTGATCGATCCGGCAATGCCTGCCTGGGAACGCGATCTGGAGGTGATAAACGGGCTGGGGTTGAAGCTAGTCTATACGCTGGATACGCACATTCACGCAGACCATATCACCGCGGCCAGCAAGCTCAAGCAAATGGTCGGGAGCAAAATTGCAGGTCCGTCATTGGACAAACTACCCTGCACCGATGTCCCGCTGTACGAAGGCACGCGTTTGCAGGTTGGGAGCATCCTGATCGACCCGTTGCACACTCCCGGACACACCGACAATCATTTCTCGTATCTGGCGGACGACCGCATTTTCACAGGTGATGCTTTGCTTATCGACGGATGTGGCCGTACGGATTTTCAAAGCGGGGATGCGGAGACCTTATACCGGACGATCACGCAAAAACTGTTTACCCTGCCTGCGGATACGCTGGTATTTCCGGCACATGATTATCAGGGCCGTCGCGTTTCCACCATCGAGCAGGAAAAAACACGCAACCCCAATATCGGGAACCGGAAAAACCTGGAGGAATTCGTGAAGATCATGCAGGGGATGAAGCTCAGCTATCCCAAGTTTATCGACTACGCGGTGCCCGGGAACAAAGCCTGCGGAACCTGCCCGCCGGACGTTCCTGAGAATCTGCAGCAGTATTGCGAGTCAATGGGTGTCAGCCATCAGGGTTGA
- a CDS encoding nucleotide-binding protein — MKALLAICLMVFATFVWAEEKPATSQSGPGVVQGEVLEVQNVANFTYLRLKTQDGEIWAAVINAPVKQGAKVTIENAIVMKNFESKALKKTFPSIVFGTLSGADGSAASPHGVGMSGDSAMTGSAMTGSAMGSSAMDGSTSGHALGTAYATIPSKKLDTISVEHIPKAKGANAKTVAEIIKNRVALKGKTVVVRGKVVKYNAGIMGKNWIHLRDGSGSAADDSNDILVTSTNETKLNDVVTVKGVVHNDEDFGAGYAYKVLIEDASLQ; from the coding sequence ATGAAAGCTTTGTTAGCGATTTGCCTGATGGTCTTTGCGACCTTCGTTTGGGCGGAAGAAAAACCCGCAACCAGTCAGTCCGGACCCGGTGTCGTCCAGGGCGAAGTACTTGAGGTCCAGAACGTCGCCAATTTTACCTATCTGCGCCTCAAGACCCAGGACGGCGAAATTTGGGCGGCTGTCATCAATGCGCCAGTCAAACAGGGCGCCAAGGTCACGATTGAGAACGCGATCGTGATGAAAAACTTCGAAAGCAAGGCACTGAAGAAAACATTCCCGTCGATCGTGTTCGGCACCCTGAGCGGGGCGGACGGTAGTGCTGCAAGTCCCCATGGCGTGGGCATGTCCGGAGACAGCGCGATGACCGGTTCGGCGATGACCGGCTCGGCAATGGGTAGTTCGGCAATGGATGGCTCTACCAGCGGGCATGCCCTGGGCACGGCCTATGCCACTATTCCGTCCAAAAAGCTCGATACGATCAGCGTTGAACATATCCCCAAGGCCAAGGGCGCGAATGCCAAGACCGTTGCAGAAATCATCAAGAATCGGGTTGCCCTTAAAGGCAAAACGGTCGTAGTTCGCGGCAAGGTCGTCAAATACAATGCGGGCATCATGGGCAAAAACTGGATCCATTTGCGCGACGGTTCCGGATCCGCTGCGGACGACAGCAACGACATTCTCGTGACGAGCACGAACGAGACCAAGCTCAATGATGTGGTAACGGTCAAAGGTGTTGTTCACAACGACGAGGACTTTGGTGCAGGCTATGCCTACAAGGTGCTCATCGAGGATGCGTCGCTACAGTAA
- a CDS encoding efflux RND transporter periplasmic adaptor subunit, which translates to MNDQDSKPPSAAPNKRRKILLLIGGVVTLVLLSAFVWWFFIGQWRTNTDDAYVGGNIVSVMPLTGGTVIAIYGDTTQAVTEGQLLVQLDNSDTRLQLESAEAALASAVREVRGMYATNEGNLPLLAQRRADLARAQAELASSEATLAQAEDEYNRRVALARQNFVSPENVQIALTARDAARAQHDAATHAVHASSAAIEQTIDQSGVSRARVDHTSIENHPSVRAAAVHVREAALALARTRVLAPCSGQVAKRSVQIGERVTAGAALMAIVPLDKVWLDANFKETELSEVRIGQSTELTSDFYGSSVVFHGKVVGLAPGTGSAFSLLPAQNATGNWVKIVQRVPVRIALDANELQAHPLRIGLSMDATIDTHDRSGAALTTLPESKAIASTEMYAQNLKAADARVAQIIADNLAHK; encoded by the coding sequence ATGAATGATCAGGACAGCAAGCCACCTTCAGCCGCGCCAAACAAACGCCGCAAGATTCTGCTGCTTATCGGTGGAGTTGTAACGCTGGTTCTGCTGTCCGCTTTCGTATGGTGGTTTTTTATCGGACAGTGGCGCACCAATACCGATGATGCCTATGTGGGCGGCAACATCGTCTCGGTAATGCCGTTGACCGGCGGAACGGTGATTGCCATTTACGGCGACACCACACAGGCCGTGACCGAAGGACAGCTGCTGGTGCAACTGGACAACAGCGATACCCGCCTGCAACTTGAATCTGCCGAAGCCGCACTGGCATCGGCCGTGCGCGAAGTGCGCGGCATGTATGCAACCAACGAAGGCAATCTGCCGCTGCTCGCGCAACGGCGCGCCGATCTGGCACGGGCGCAGGCAGAGCTGGCCAGCAGCGAAGCCACCCTGGCGCAGGCCGAAGACGAATACAACCGCCGGGTCGCACTGGCCCGGCAAAATTTCGTCTCCCCGGAAAACGTGCAGATCGCACTCACGGCACGCGATGCGGCGCGGGCACAGCACGATGCCGCCACCCACGCTGTGCATGCCAGCAGCGCCGCCATCGAACAGACCATCGACCAATCCGGCGTTTCCCGTGCGCGGGTGGATCACACCTCGATAGAAAACCATCCGAGTGTACGTGCCGCAGCAGTCCATGTTCGCGAAGCCGCGCTGGCACTCGCGCGTACCCGCGTGCTGGCACCGTGCAGCGGCCAGGTTGCCAAGCGCTCGGTCCAGATCGGTGAACGGGTGACAGCAGGAGCGGCACTGATGGCCATCGTGCCGCTGGACAAGGTCTGGCTGGATGCAAATTTCAAGGAAACCGAATTGAGTGAAGTGCGCATCGGCCAGTCCACCGAGCTGACATCAGATTTCTACGGCAGCTCGGTCGTGTTTCACGGCAAGGTAGTTGGACTGGCGCCCGGCACGGGCTCTGCGTTCTCCCTGCTGCCCGCGCAGAATGCTACCGGCAACTGGGTAAAGATCGTGCAGCGCGTGCCGGTACGCATCGCGCTGGATGCCAATGAATTGCAGGCACATCCGTTGCGCATCGGACTCTCCATGGATGCCACCATCGACACGCATGACCGCAGCGGTGCCGCGCTGACTACCCTGCCCGAAAGCAAGGCGATCGCTTCGACAGAAATGTATGCGCAAAACCTCAAGGCCGCCGATGCACGGGTAGCGCAGATCATCGCCGACAATCTGGCACACAAGTAG
- a CDS encoding DUF3079 domain-containing protein produces the protein MAKKFPIHPAHPERICWGCDKYCSVDSMNCGNGSDRAQHPIELFGSDWFEFGKEEADTPDKEQKGSASQ, from the coding sequence ATGGCCAAAAAATTCCCAATACATCCGGCACACCCTGAGCGGATTTGCTGGGGTTGTGACAAATATTGCTCTGTGGATTCTATGAATTGCGGCAACGGTTCGGATCGTGCGCAGCATCCGATTGAGTTGTTTGGAAGTGACTGGTTCGAATTTGGAAAAGAAGAAGCTGATACACCCGATAAAGAACAAAAGGGCTCAGCATCGCAATAG
- a CDS encoding CsbD family protein, producing the protein MNKNQIKGAAKDVVGKVQEEAGKLVGSKEQQVNGLNKQIAGKAEKSFGDAKEAVKRF; encoded by the coding sequence ATGAACAAGAATCAAATCAAAGGTGCTGCAAAAGATGTCGTCGGCAAGGTGCAGGAAGAAGCCGGCAAACTGGTCGGCAGCAAGGAACAGCAAGTCAACGGCCTCAATAAACAAATCGCGGGCAAAGCCGAAAAATCCTTTGGCGATGCAAAAGAAGCCGTCAAGCGTTTTTGA
- a CDS encoding PAS domain-containing protein: MFKRSIAHLKKHDRENQQSVRRLLVVLIGSVFFIETFLMGALALLPPMSETLAALLDAALLSLLLFPIFYYLIFRPLVRNIAKREQVEEDLRIAAVAFEIKDPTLITDAKANIIRANRKLLDKLGYNMEEIVGKNPRIFKSGLHDRKYYEQLWKQLLQTGHWSGEIRIRSKEGRILHPFWLTITAVKNEQQETTHYIGIYNF; the protein is encoded by the coding sequence ATGTTTAAACGCTCAATAGCCCACCTAAAAAAACACGACAGGGAAAACCAGCAGTCGGTCAGAAGATTGCTGGTCGTATTGATTGGATCTGTATTCTTCATTGAAACATTTTTGATGGGAGCATTGGCTCTGCTTCCGCCCATGTCGGAAACGTTGGCCGCCCTGCTGGATGCGGCATTGCTGTCCCTGCTGCTGTTCCCCATATTTTACTATCTTATATTTCGTCCTTTGGTCCGGAACATTGCAAAACGCGAGCAGGTTGAGGAAGATTTGCGCATTGCAGCTGTCGCTTTCGAAATCAAGGATCCAACCCTGATCACCGATGCAAAAGCCAACATCATCCGCGCCAACCGGAAGTTATTGGACAAGTTGGGCTACAACATGGAAGAAATCGTCGGGAAGAATCCTCGCATCTTCAAATCCGGACTGCATGATCGAAAATATTACGAGCAACTTTGGAAGCAGCTATTGCAGACCGGCCACTGGAGTGGGGAAATCCGCATCAGGAGCAAGGAAGGTCGCATCCTCCATCCATTCTGGCTGACGATAACCGCAGTAAAGAACGAACAACAGGAAACCACCCATTACATCGGCATCTACAATTTCTGA
- a CDS encoding EAL domain-containing protein, which translates to MSKSERYKRMTDDSRDGYWVVDLQGNLLKANQVYAEMSGYSIDELVNMHVTRLDAQDDEQKVKARIDKLLAQGHDRFESRHRHKKGHLFEVDVAIKYISESNHFFVSFRDISERNLYQQKLSESEEKYRKLFENAGDLAYSTDLNGVFTAVSESLMAVTGYRNDELLNASIGKILTPENLELAKRMTAAKLSAEKQVTRYELEITDKQGKQLPLELVTTLTYRDGIPVGVQGIGRDISERKRLETDLRIAAAAFESQESLLITDAKGVILRVNKAFTKCTGYTAEEVVGQTPRIFKSGRHGADFYRKMWENIHRTGGWQGEIWDRRKNGEIYPKWLTISAVRGDDGVVTHYVGSHIDITERKAAEEQIRQLAFHDPLTRLPNRQLLLDRLQHSLISNARSGRKGALLFIDLDNFKTLNDTLGHAMGDLLLQQTAERLISCMREGDTVARIGGDEFVVMLENLSGQAIEAAQQAEAVGEKILASLSNLYQLGTHTFRSSGSIGATIFSGDHHESEELLKQADIAMYQAKKADRNTLRFFDHKMQDTINARAALEGELHKALESGQFQLYYQIQVDKTRLSVGAEALIRWNHPTRGLVSPADFIQLAEETGLILPIGKWVLETACAQLKAWASSEQTRHLVLAVNISARQFHQDDFVDQVLAAVQHNAINPNLLKLELTESLLLEYTEDTVATMNALKAIGVRLSLDDFGTGYSSLQYLKLLPLNQIKIDRSFVRDIANDAAIVQTIIAMAETLGLEVIAEGVETEAQHDFLDLRGCHAFQGYLFGKPVPIEHFDQIADQA; encoded by the coding sequence GTGTCCAAATCAGAACGATACAAACGAATGACTGACGATTCCCGCGACGGCTACTGGGTGGTCGACCTGCAGGGCAATTTGCTGAAAGCAAATCAGGTTTATGCGGAGATGTCGGGATACTCGATCGACGAACTTGTGAACATGCATGTCACCCGGCTGGATGCGCAGGATGACGAGCAGAAAGTAAAAGCGCGGATCGACAAATTGCTTGCACAGGGACACGACCGGTTTGAGTCGCGGCATCGCCACAAGAAGGGACACCTGTTTGAAGTCGACGTCGCGATAAAATATATAAGCGAGTCAAATCACTTCTTTGTATCTTTCAGGGACATCTCCGAACGCAACCTCTACCAGCAGAAACTCAGCGAGAGCGAGGAGAAATACCGAAAATTGTTCGAAAATGCGGGTGACCTTGCGTACAGCACCGATCTCAACGGCGTATTTACCGCGGTCAGCGAGTCGTTGATGGCCGTGACAGGGTATAGGAACGACGAACTACTCAACGCGTCCATCGGCAAAATCCTGACGCCGGAAAATCTCGAACTGGCGAAGCGCATGACCGCGGCCAAACTCAGCGCGGAAAAACAGGTCACCCGCTACGAACTGGAAATCACCGACAAGCAGGGGAAGCAGTTGCCGCTGGAATTGGTCACCACACTGACCTACCGGGACGGGATACCGGTCGGCGTGCAGGGTATCGGCCGCGACATCAGCGAACGCAAGCGCCTGGAAACCGATCTTCGCATCGCCGCCGCCGCCTTTGAATCGCAGGAAAGCCTGCTGATCACCGATGCCAAAGGTGTGATCCTGCGGGTCAACAAGGCATTTACCAAATGCACGGGCTATACGGCCGAAGAAGTTGTGGGCCAGACGCCCCGCATTTTCAAATCGGGGCGCCACGGCGCGGATTTTTACCGGAAAATGTGGGAGAACATCCACCGCACCGGGGGATGGCAGGGGGAGATATGGGACCGGCGCAAGAATGGCGAGATCTATCCGAAATGGCTCACGATCTCCGCGGTCAGGGGAGATGATGGTGTCGTCACGCATTACGTCGGGTCGCACATCGACATCACGGAACGCAAGGCGGCAGAAGAGCAGATCCGGCAACTGGCATTCCACGACCCGCTGACCCGACTGCCGAACCGGCAGCTTCTGCTGGATCGTCTTCAACATTCACTGATTTCCAACGCACGCAGCGGACGGAAAGGCGCGTTACTGTTTATCGACCTGGATAATTTCAAGACACTCAACGACACCCTGGGACACGCCATGGGAGACTTGCTGCTGCAACAAACTGCCGAGCGGCTGATTTCCTGCATGCGAGAGGGCGACACAGTGGCTCGCATCGGCGGCGACGAGTTCGTGGTCATGCTGGAAAACCTGAGCGGGCAGGCCATCGAGGCTGCGCAACAAGCCGAGGCCGTTGGCGAAAAAATCCTTGCCTCCCTGAGCAATCTTTATCAGCTGGGCACACATACATTTCGCAGCTCAGGAAGTATCGGCGCGACCATATTCAGCGGAGACCATCATGAGTCTGAGGAACTGCTGAAACAGGCAGACATCGCCATGTACCAGGCCAAAAAGGCCGACCGCAACACCCTGCGCTTCTTCGATCACAAGATGCAGGACACCATCAACGCCCGCGCGGCACTCGAAGGCGAATTGCACAAGGCACTCGAAAGCGGGCAATTCCAGTTGTATTACCAGATACAAGTGGACAAAACACGGCTTTCTGTTGGAGCAGAAGCATTGATCCGCTGGAACCATCCAACGCGCGGCTTGGTATCGCCCGCCGATTTCATTCAGTTGGCAGAAGAGACCGGGTTGATCCTGCCTATCGGCAAATGGGTGCTGGAGACGGCCTGCGCCCAGCTCAAAGCATGGGCAAGCAGTGAACAGACCCGGCACCTTGTCCTGGCAGTGAACATCAGCGCCCGGCAATTTCACCAGGATGATTTTGTGGATCAGGTGCTCGCTGCGGTACAGCACAATGCGATCAACCCGAATCTGCTCAAGCTGGAACTCACCGAAAGTCTGTTGCTGGAATACACGGAAGATACTGTTGCCACGATGAACGCACTGAAAGCGATCGGTGTCCGGCTGTCACTGGACGACTTCGGTACCGGCTATTCATCCTTGCAGTACCTCAAGCTGCTGCCGCTGAATCAAATCAAGATCGATCGATCTTTTGTGCGGGACATCGCCAACGACGCCGCAATCGTGCAGACCATCATTGCGATGGCCGAGACGCTGGGTCTGGAAGTTATTGCGGAAGGAGTCGAGACTGAAGCCCAGCACGATTTTCTGGATTTGCGCGGTTGCCATGCATTCCAGGGATATTTATTTGGCAAGCCGGTGCCGATCGAACATTTCGATCAAATCGCCGATCAGGCTTGA
- a CDS encoding KTSC domain-containing protein: MKKINSGKLRAIGYDVRSRMLQVQLDNGDTLQYSGVGEDIWRRLGSSGAAWSFYRDNIEEEFTVQKVSAGAPARRNPLDDLFNQK, encoded by the coding sequence ATGAAAAAAATCAATTCCGGCAAACTGCGCGCCATCGGCTACGACGTGCGATCACGCATGCTGCAGGTACAGCTCGACAATGGCGACACGCTGCAATACAGCGGCGTCGGAGAGGACATCTGGCGCCGACTCGGCAGCTCGGGGGCGGCCTGGAGCTTTTATCGCGACAACATCGAAGAGGAATTCACGGTGCAGAAAGTCTCCGCAGGTGCGCCTGCCCGGAGAAATCCGCTGGATGATCTGTTCAATCAGAAGTAG
- a CDS encoding rhodanese-like domain-containing protein — MYNLFKPEQPAGLMDFVRAAKSCITEITPAELKAKLDAREDLLLVDVREAAEFEHGHIADAHLVPRGIIEAAADTSYPKHYPPLSGARDRQVVVCCATSGRSAMAAAVLQMMGYKKVINLAGGMARWEAEGMPQVREAEY; from the coding sequence ATGTATAACTTATTCAAACCCGAACAACCTGCCGGCCTGATGGATTTCGTACGCGCTGCGAAATCCTGCATCACCGAAATCACTCCTGCGGAGCTCAAGGCCAAGCTGGATGCCCGGGAAGACCTTTTGCTTGTCGATGTGCGCGAAGCAGCCGAGTTCGAGCACGGACATATTGCCGACGCGCATCTCGTACCGCGCGGCATCATCGAGGCTGCCGCCGACACCAGTTACCCCAAGCATTACCCGCCCCTGTCCGGCGCACGCGATCGGCAGGTTGTCGTCTGCTGTGCCACCAGCGGCCGTTCGGCCATGGCGGCTGCCGTGCTGCAGATGATGGGTTATAAGAAGGTGATCAACCTTGCCGGAGGCATGGCACGCTGGGAAGCTGAAGGTATGCCGCAAGTCCGCGAGGCGGAATACTAA
- a CDS encoding DUF3014 domain-containing protein, protein MDKKVLFAIATVILLGAAYAAYTFWQNNHPVPEIVQSKNTPTSPPVPPPAPVVNQVIEIPPPVLPPLPQLAKSDSFVLDALSNLLGNNSLKKLFHTDQVIRNIVVTVDNLPRQRVPAKSMPLNPPPGHFLAAGSEDNLIISPKNTNRYAGYVSLADAVDPKQLVGLYVRLYPLFQQSYAELGYPNKNFNDQLNDTLNDLLDTPDIKEPIKLVQPKFFYQYADAETETLSIGEKIMLRLGSKNAKIVKNKLSEIKQELAARANELK, encoded by the coding sequence ATGGATAAAAAAGTTCTATTCGCAATTGCCACCGTCATTTTATTGGGGGCCGCATATGCAGCTTATACGTTCTGGCAAAACAACCATCCTGTGCCCGAAATTGTTCAATCAAAAAATACTCCAACGTCTCCCCCCGTACCTCCGCCTGCACCGGTTGTGAACCAGGTGATCGAAATACCTCCTCCCGTACTACCTCCCCTGCCTCAACTGGCAAAGAGCGACAGCTTCGTACTTGATGCACTGTCCAATTTATTGGGAAATAATTCGTTGAAAAAGCTGTTCCACACCGACCAGGTCATTCGAAATATCGTCGTTACTGTGGATAATCTGCCCCGGCAGCGCGTGCCCGCCAAATCAATGCCGCTCAATCCGCCACCCGGACATTTTCTCGCCGCCGGTTCTGAAGACAATTTAATCATCAGCCCCAAGAATACAAATCGCTATGCGGGTTATGTGAGCCTTGCCGACGCCGTAGATCCCAAGCAACTGGTCGGACTCTATGTCCGCCTCTATCCCCTGTTTCAGCAGTCATACGCCGAACTGGGCTACCCTAACAAGAATTTCAACGACCAACTCAATGACACGCTGAATGATCTGCTGGATACACCCGACATCAAGGAACCGATCAAACTGGTTCAGCCCAAATTCTTTTACCAATATGCGGACGCTGAAACAGAAACATTATCGATAGGCGAGAAAATCATGCTGCGCCTAGGCAGCAAAAATGCAAAAATCGTTAAAAATAAATTGAGCGAAATAAAGCAGGAACTGGCTGCTCGTGCGAATGAGCTGAAATAG